In Pengzhenrongella sicca, a single genomic region encodes these proteins:
- a CDS encoding flagellar basal body rod protein FlgC, with product MTIFGAIGIASTGLTVHQKWLDAVADNLANMDNATSTSEDAFQAKYVVAQANASGEGVSAVGVELGSAQGRVVYEPDNPLADADGNVRYPDVDQADQMTQLIMAQRGYQASAAVVDRAKATYEAALQIGRN from the coding sequence ATGACGATCTTCGGCGCGATCGGCATCGCGAGCACGGGCCTGACCGTCCACCAGAAGTGGCTGGACGCGGTCGCGGACAACCTCGCCAACATGGACAACGCCACGAGCACGTCCGAGGACGCGTTCCAGGCGAAGTACGTCGTCGCGCAGGCCAACGCGAGCGGCGAGGGCGTCAGCGCCGTCGGCGTCGAGCTCGGCAGCGCGCAGGGCCGAGTCGTCTACGAGCCCGACAACCCGCTCGCGGACGCCGACGGGAACGTGCGCTACCCGGACGTCGACCAGGCGGACCAGATGACCCAGCTGATCATGGCCCAGCGCGGCTACCAGGCGAGCGCCGCCGTGGTGGACCGCGCCAAGGCGACCTACGAGGCAGCTCTACAGATTGGACGGAACTGA
- the flgB gene encoding flagellar basal body rod protein FlgB → MFDSVSFDAVSSALDGLALRQRVIANNVANINTPNFLAGRVEFEDALAAAVSDGTGAVVATQDESLEPTNTNGNNVNLDSETLQNVDTNLRYQLATQAVDQEFSLMRIALGNS, encoded by the coding sequence TCCGTCTCGTTCGACGCGGTCAGCAGCGCGCTCGACGGCCTCGCTCTGCGCCAGCGGGTCATCGCCAACAACGTCGCGAACATCAACACCCCGAACTTCCTCGCCGGCCGCGTGGAGTTCGAGGACGCGCTCGCCGCGGCGGTCTCCGACGGCACCGGCGCGGTCGTCGCGACCCAGGACGAGTCGCTCGAGCCGACCAACACCAACGGCAACAACGTCAACCTCGACTCGGAGACGTTGCAGAACGTCGACACCAACCTCCGCTACCAGCTCGCGACGCAGGCGGTCGACCAGGAGTTCTCCCTGATGCGCATCGCCCTCGGGAACAGCTGA
- a CDS encoding FliH/SctL family protein, whose product MSEAATRFRPAPVGGVLDADADHGSEQARAAGWAAGWAAGSRAAAVAASTQRQALDDAERTAERGRAAALEAALDVLRRAADAVSARTVPLLDSALAQLDDGAVELARAVLGRELSAADDGARAALARALSAPVEVGVHTVRLHPADLAVLEAAGALAGLPLGVALVADATLAPGDAVSVFADGFLDARIATALDRARLALAEGPR is encoded by the coding sequence ATGTCTGAGGCCGCGACCCGCTTCCGCCCCGCCCCGGTCGGCGGCGTGCTCGACGCCGACGCCGACCACGGCTCCGAGCAGGCGCGCGCCGCCGGCTGGGCCGCGGGCTGGGCGGCCGGTTCGCGCGCGGCGGCGGTCGCCGCGTCGACCCAGCGGCAGGCGCTCGACGACGCGGAGCGCACGGCCGAGCGCGGGCGGGCCGCTGCGCTCGAGGCGGCGCTCGACGTGCTGCGCCGGGCGGCGGACGCCGTCTCCGCCCGCACCGTCCCCCTGCTCGACTCGGCGCTCGCCCAGCTCGACGACGGCGCCGTCGAGCTCGCCCGCGCCGTGCTCGGCCGCGAGCTCTCGGCCGCCGACGACGGCGCTCGGGCCGCGCTCGCGCGTGCGCTCAGCGCTCCGGTCGAGGTCGGCGTCCACACCGTCCGTCTGCACCCGGCGGACCTGGCAGTGCTCGAGGCCGCCGGCGCCCTCGCCGGGCTGCCGCTGGGAGTGGCGCTCGTCGCCGACGCCACGCTAGCCCCGGGCGACGCCGTGAGCGTCTTCGCCGACGGCTTCCTCGACGCCCGCATCGCGACGGCGCTCGACCGGGCCAGGCTCGCGCTCGCGGAGGGGCCACGATGA
- the fliG gene encoding flagellar motor switch protein FliG: MTVATVAPASMAAALASLNGTQKAAIVLMQLGRERAARVMAKLEESEIDEITAEIVRLESLDPRLAQGVMEEFHAVSIVGPTLVARGGLGYAQQLLESSLGVERAKLVMDRLTVTMAGQPFEFLQNADARQVLSLLSGEHPQTVALVLAHLRPEHASAILAGLPGDTQGEVAHRIALMERAAPDVVAVVAENLQRKASSVLTTQETSAVGGVQPLVEIINRADPGTEKLILEGLEARDKDLAEEVRSRMFVFTDVVLLEDRAVQLVLRTVEGGSLAVALKGTSPEVKDKILTNLSERARENILEEIELLGPTRMSAVEEARATIVQGIRHLEETGQIVIRRDGEDEYV; this comes from the coding sequence ATGACGGTCGCGACGGTCGCGCCGGCATCCATGGCCGCCGCGCTGGCTTCCCTCAATGGCACGCAGAAGGCCGCGATCGTGCTCATGCAGCTCGGCCGCGAACGCGCCGCGCGCGTGATGGCGAAGCTCGAGGAGTCGGAGATCGACGAGATCACGGCCGAGATCGTCCGGCTCGAGAGCCTCGACCCGCGTCTCGCCCAGGGGGTCATGGAGGAGTTTCACGCCGTCTCGATCGTCGGGCCGACGCTCGTCGCGCGCGGCGGGCTCGGGTACGCCCAGCAGCTGCTCGAGTCCTCGCTCGGCGTGGAGCGCGCGAAGCTCGTCATGGACCGGCTGACCGTGACGATGGCCGGGCAGCCGTTCGAGTTCTTGCAGAACGCCGACGCCCGCCAGGTCCTCTCCCTGCTCAGCGGCGAGCACCCCCAGACCGTCGCGCTCGTGCTCGCGCACCTGCGCCCCGAGCACGCGTCTGCGATCCTCGCCGGCCTGCCCGGCGACACGCAGGGCGAGGTCGCCCACCGGATCGCACTGATGGAGCGCGCCGCCCCCGACGTCGTCGCGGTCGTCGCCGAGAACCTGCAGCGCAAGGCCTCCTCGGTCCTGACCACCCAGGAGACCTCCGCCGTCGGCGGCGTCCAGCCGCTCGTCGAGATCATCAACCGCGCCGACCCGGGCACCGAGAAGCTCATCCTCGAGGGGCTCGAGGCCCGCGACAAGGACCTCGCCGAGGAGGTTCGCAGCCGCATGTTCGTCTTCACCGACGTCGTGCTGCTGGAGGACCGTGCCGTGCAGCTCGTGCTGCGCACCGTCGAGGGTGGCTCGCTCGCGGTCGCGCTCAAGGGCACGTCGCCCGAGGTCAAGGACAAGATCCTCACCAACCTGTCCGAGCGGGCCCGCGAGAACATCCTCGAGGAGATCGAGCTGCTCGGCCCGACCCGCATGTCGGCCGTGGAGGAGGCCCGCGCGACGATCGTGCAGGGCATCCGCCACCTCGAGGAGACCGGCCAGATCGTGATCCGCCGCGATGGCGAGGACGAGTATGTCTGA
- the fliF gene encoding flagellar basal-body MS-ring/collar protein FliF, with product MPAQLTSLFGRLKAAIAHFTIAQRTIVIIGVAAVVLGAVALSSYLAKPQMSPLFADLSAADASAIVDQLNADGVAYELTDGGNTILVPNDQIYAERLKVAAAGLPASTDGAGYSLLDDMGMTASEFQQTTTYRRAMEGELARTIGAMTGVKAASVKLAMPEETVFVADTVAPTASVFVETSRGVSLDAEQVQAIVHLVSAGVTGMTPTDVSVVDSEGRVLSAVGGSPAGGLADQQTATYDARVAASVQAMLDRVVGVGKAVVTVNAELNLDNSDVTSETFSAAEGVPALSSATTTETYTGTGSGAATGVLGPNNIAVPSGTEDAGSYTKGSENLNPAVNKVTETTTTTPGSVRRQSVSVVVDQQAGAALNMTDITTMVTAAAGIDATRGDTVSVSRMAFDTTSAAAAQEALAADATDAKAAAQASLIREGAIAAGVLLLLAIMFIAAKRKSRKDRREALDLGELQLVNETPLLPFGGLEALGLPAAPVPEVDEGAIKRAEISELAEAQPAEVAELLRGWLVGGAAR from the coding sequence ATGCCCGCCCAGCTCACGTCCCTTTTCGGCCGGCTCAAGGCCGCCATCGCGCACTTCACGATCGCCCAGCGCACCATCGTCATCATCGGGGTCGCCGCTGTGGTGCTCGGCGCCGTCGCGCTGTCCAGCTACCTGGCGAAGCCGCAGATGAGCCCGCTGTTCGCGGACCTGTCGGCGGCCGACGCGAGCGCGATCGTCGACCAGCTCAACGCCGACGGGGTCGCGTACGAGCTGACCGACGGCGGCAACACGATCCTTGTCCCGAACGACCAGATCTACGCCGAGCGGCTCAAGGTCGCCGCGGCCGGGCTGCCCGCCTCGACGGACGGCGCCGGGTACTCGCTGCTCGACGACATGGGCATGACGGCGTCGGAGTTCCAGCAGACGACGACGTACCGGCGCGCGATGGAGGGCGAGCTCGCCCGGACCATCGGCGCGATGACCGGCGTGAAGGCGGCCAGCGTCAAGCTGGCGATGCCCGAGGAGACCGTGTTCGTCGCCGACACCGTCGCGCCGACGGCGTCGGTCTTCGTCGAGACCTCCCGCGGCGTCTCGCTCGACGCCGAGCAGGTCCAGGCGATCGTGCACCTCGTCTCCGCCGGGGTGACCGGCATGACCCCCACGGACGTCTCGGTGGTCGACTCCGAGGGCCGCGTGCTCTCGGCCGTCGGCGGCTCGCCGGCCGGCGGACTCGCCGACCAGCAGACCGCCACCTACGACGCGCGCGTCGCGGCCTCGGTCCAGGCGATGCTCGACCGCGTCGTCGGCGTCGGCAAGGCCGTCGTCACGGTCAACGCCGAGCTGAACCTCGACAACTCCGACGTCACGAGCGAGACCTTCAGCGCCGCCGAAGGCGTCCCGGCACTGTCGTCGGCCACCACGACCGAGACCTACACGGGAACGGGTTCCGGCGCCGCGACCGGAGTCCTCGGCCCGAACAACATCGCCGTGCCGTCGGGCACCGAGGACGCGGGCTCGTACACCAAGGGCAGCGAGAACCTGAACCCGGCCGTCAACAAGGTCACCGAGACCACCACGACGACGCCGGGCAGCGTCCGCCGCCAGTCCGTGTCCGTCGTGGTCGACCAGCAGGCTGGCGCGGCGCTCAACATGACCGACATCACCACCATGGTCACCGCGGCCGCGGGCATCGACGCGACCCGCGGCGACACCGTCTCGGTGTCCCGGATGGCGTTCGACACCACCTCCGCCGCGGCCGCCCAGGAGGCCCTCGCCGCGGACGCGACCGACGCGAAGGCCGCCGCGCAGGCGTCCCTGATCCGCGAGGGTGCCATCGCCGCCGGGGTCCTGCTGCTGCTCGCGATCATGTTCATCGCCGCCAAGCGCAAGTCCCGCAAGGACCGCCGCGAGGCGCTCGACCTCGGCGAGCTGCAGCTGGTCAACGAGACCCCGCTGCTGCCGTTCGGCGGCCTCGAGGCCCTCGGGCTGCCGGCCGCGCCCGTGCCCGAGGTCGACGAGGGCGCGATCAAGCGCGCGGAGATCTCGGAGCTCGCGGAGGCGCAGCCGGCCGAGGTCGCCGAGCTGCTGCGCGGCTGGCTCGTGGGCGGGGCGGCCCGATGA
- the fliE gene encoding flagellar hook-basal body complex protein FliE: MSIAAIGAVSGLATAVTGVQGTGYATAATPTEAGAGFGSVLTSSLESLQGLQTTSSDLAVKAVTGDLDDVHDYTIAASEAKTALQLTAAVRNKAIEAFTEIMRMQA; encoded by the coding sequence ATGTCTATCGCCGCGATCGGCGCCGTCTCCGGCCTTGCGACCGCCGTCACGGGCGTCCAGGGCACCGGCTACGCCACCGCCGCGACCCCGACCGAGGCGGGCGCGGGCTTCGGCTCCGTCCTGACCTCGTCGTTGGAGTCGCTGCAGGGCCTGCAGACCACGTCGAGCGACCTGGCCGTCAAGGCCGTGACCGGTGACCTCGACGACGTGCACGACTACACGATCGCGGCGTCCGAGGCCAAGACCGCGCTCCAGCTCACCGCCGCGGTGCGCAACAAGGCCATCGAGGCGTTCACCGAGATCATGAGGATGCAGGCCTGA